A single region of the Thermoplasmata archaeon genome encodes:
- a CDS encoding FAD-dependent oxidoreductase: MDERCEVLIVGAGPAGIQAAIHASRRGVSVVITGRPSGSALAKGHIENYAFLPGKRSGEELLKIGLAQATGFGARHIAEDVMALETSREGFLARLESGKTLGAGAVVLATGAARKRLGVPGERELEGRGVSYCADCDAGFFKKKRVVVVGEGSAAAGAALHLARFASTVNLVAERLEVAPELVRQLGEARVAVMTGRKVREILGRDAVEAVSLSDGSRLETDGVFIEKGARGVMELGASLGISLDENGNVAVDRNQATAARGVFAAGDVTGPPWQMAKAVGEGCVAGIRAAEHVRGGGGG, from the coding sequence ATGGACGAGCGCTGCGAAGTCCTCATCGTAGGCGCGGGGCCCGCCGGCATCCAGGCGGCCATCCATGCATCGCGCCGGGGGGTCTCGGTGGTGATAACTGGAAGGCCATCCGGGAGCGCGCTCGCGAAGGGCCACATAGAGAACTACGCCTTCCTTCCGGGCAAGAGGAGCGGCGAGGAGCTTCTTAAAATCGGGCTCGCTCAGGCGACCGGCTTCGGCGCGCGGCACATTGCGGAGGACGTGATGGCACTGGAGACCTCGAGAGAGGGCTTCCTAGCGAGACTAGAGTCGGGCAAAACGCTGGGGGCTGGGGCAGTGGTGTTGGCCACGGGCGCCGCGAGGAAGAGGCTCGGGGTGCCAGGGGAGAGGGAGCTGGAGGGCAGGGGGGTCAGCTACTGCGCCGACTGCGACGCCGGGTTTTTCAAAAAGAAGAGGGTGGTTGTGGTCGGGGAGGGGAGCGCGGCCGCGGGCGCGGCGCTGCACCTGGCGCGCTTTGCCTCAACAGTCAATCTGGTGGCCGAGAGGCTCGAGGTCGCTCCGGAGCTGGTGAGGCAGCTCGGTGAGGCGCGCGTAGCTGTTATGACGGGGAGAAAGGTCCGGGAGATTCTGGGTAGGGACGCCGTTGAGGCCGTTTCACTCTCGGACGGCAGCAGGCTCGAGACCGATGGCGTCTTCATAGAGAAAGGGGCGCGCGGGGTCATGGAACTCGGGGCCTCGCTGGGCATCTCGCTCGACGAGAATGGGAACGTGGCTGTGGATAGGAACCAGGCCACCGCCGCCCGGGGAGTATTCGCCGCGGGCGACGTAACTGGCCCGCCTTGGCAGATGGCGAAGGCCGTGGGCGAGGGCTGCGTCGCGGGCATAAGGGCGGCGGAGCACGTCAGGGGCGGGGGAGGGGGCTAA